A window from Cyprinus carpio isolate SPL01 chromosome A11, ASM1834038v1, whole genome shotgun sequence encodes these proteins:
- the LOC109063612 gene encoding protein kinase C delta type-like: MAPFLRIAFNDFQLGDLSPMTEQPFCAIKMKESLSTERGKTLVQRKPTMYPAWKSPFDAHIYEGRVIQVVLMKTAEEALSEATVGVSVIAERCKKGNGCAEFWVDLQPSGKVMMSVQFFVEDTDLDSKSSGTGKEEDGVLTINRRRGAIKQAKVHFIKNHEFTATFFKQPTFCSVCREFVWGLNKQGYKCRQCNAAIHKKCIDKIIGRCTGTATNSRDTVFQKERFKIDMPHRFKTNNYMSPTFCDHCGSLLWGMVKQGLKCEECCMNIHHKCQTKVANLCGINQKLLAEALTQVSLKSSTKRPDPSLSDIGIYQGVDKNMPADPSGEGSQYGKLWDSMTPAAPSTTITSRVSISNFVFHKVLGKGSFGKVMLAELKGRGEYFAIKALKKDVVLMDDDVECTMVEKRVLALAWENPFLTHLYCTFQSKEHLFFVMEYLNGGDLMFHIQDKGRFDLYRATFYAAEIICGLQYLHSKGIIYRDLKLDNVMLDIYGHIKIADFGMCKENMLGENRATTFCGTPDYIAPEILLGQKYSFSVDWWSFGVLLYEMLIGQSPFQGDDEDELFESIRMDVPHYPRWITKEAKDLLEKLFERDPTRRLGVVGNIRGHAFFKTINWPALEKREVSPPFKPKVKSPNDCSNFDREFLSEKPRLSQSDKNLIDSMDQSAFAGFSFINPKMETIMEK, encoded by the exons ATGGCTCCGTTCCTGCGGATTGCCTTCAATGATTTTCAACTGGGAGACCTTTCCCCTATGACAGAGCAACCATTCTGTGCCATCAAGATGAAGGAATCACTCAGCACAG AGCGGGGGAAGACACTGGTCCAGAGGAAACCCACTATGTACCCTGCATGGAAATCCCCATTTGACGCACACATCTATGAGGGCCGTGTCATACAGGTGGTCCTGATGAAAACGGCAGAGGAGGCTTTGTCGGAGGCCACGGTCGGGGTCTCTGTCATTGCCGAGCGCTGCAAAAAAGGAAATGGTTGTGCCGAGTTTTGGGTCGACCTGCAGCCTTCTGGGAAGGTGATGATGTCTGTCCAGTTCTTTGTCGAGGATACAGACCTAG ATTCAAAGTCCTCAGGGACTGGCAAAGAGGAAGACGGTGTCCTCACTATAAACAGAAGGAGAGGAGCCATCAAACAGGCCAAAGTTCACTTTATCAAGAACCATGAGTTCACAGCCACCTTCTTCAAACAGCCCACCTTCTGCTCGGTCTGCAGGGAGTTTGTGTg GGGTCTCAACAAGCAGGGCTACAAATGTAGGC AATGCAATGCAGCCATTCACAAGAAGTGCATTGATAAGATAATTGGAAGATGCACAGGAACAGCAACCAACAGTCGAGATACAGTG TTTCAGAAGGAGCGCTTTAAGATTGACATGCCACATCGCTTCAAGACCAATAACTACATGAGCCCGACCTTCTGTGACCACTGTGGGAGTCTGCTGTGGGGAATGGTCAAACAAGGCCTCAAGTGTGAAG AATGTTGCATGAACATTCATCATAAATGCCAGACCAAAGTTGCCAACCTCTGTGGAATCAACCAGAAGCTCCTGGCTGAGGCTTTGACTCAAGTTAGCCTG AAATCTTCCACAAAGCGTCCAGATCCCTCTCTGTCGGATATTGGAATCTATCAAGGCGTAGATAAAAACATGCCAGCGGACCCTAGTG GGGAGGGCTCTCAGTATGGAAAACTGTGGGACAGTATGACCCCTGCTGCTCCCAGCACCACCATCACATCCCGCGTCTCCATAAGCAACTTTGTTTTCCACAAGGTACTAGGGAAAGGCAGCTTTGGAAAG GTGATGCTCGCTGAGCTCAAAGGAAGGGGAGAATATTTTGCTATAAAGGCCCTGAAGAAGGATGTGGTGCTTATGGACGATGACGTGGAGTGCACAATGGTGGAAAAAAGAGTGTTAGCATTAGCCTGGGAAAACCCTTTCCTCACACACCTCTACTGCACCTTTCAGTCGAAG GAGCACTTATTCTTTGTGATGGAGTATCTGAATGGAGGAGATCTGATGTTCCACATTCAGGATAAGGGCCGTTTTGATTTGTACAGAGCCAC GTTTTATGCTGCTGAAATCATCTGTGGACTACAGTACCTCCATTCTAAAGGAATTATATACAG AGATTTAAAGTTGGACAATGTGATGCTGGACATCTATGGACATATTAAGATCGCAGACTTTGGGATGTGCAAAGAGAACATGCTTGGAGAAAACAGAGCAACCACGTTCTGTGGCACACCAGATTATATCGCTCCTGAGATCCTGCTGGGACAGAAATACAGTTTCTCTGTGGACTGGTGGTCTTTCGGCGTGCTGCTCTACGAGATGCTGATCGGCCAGTCGCCGTTCCAGGGCGATGATGAGGATGAGCTGTTCGAGTCGATCCGCATGGATGTACCTCACTACCCACGATGGATTACCAAAGAGGCCAAAGACCTGCTGGAGAAA ttatttgaGCGGGATCCAACTCGACGGCTTGGTGTTGTGGGAAATATCCGTGGACATGCCTTCTTCAAGACAATCAACTGGCCTGCTCTGGAGAAACGAGAGGTGTCTCCCCCATTCAAGCCAAAAGTG AAATCCCCCAATGACTGTAGCAACTTTGACCGGGAGTTCCTCAGTGAGAAGCCCCGTCTCTCTCAAAGTGACAAGAACCTGATAGACTCTATGGACCAGTCTGCCTTTGCTGGTTTCTCTTTCATTAACCCCAAAATGGAGACCATTATGGAGAAATAA